In Streptomyces sp. SLBN-118, the following are encoded in one genomic region:
- a CDS encoding helix-turn-helix transcriptional regulator, with protein MKLVGALVGRFRDFAAITQRELADRVCVHEETIASIEQGRRPLKPDMARVLDRVLDTKGALETAVDNMPEIDLIPAWAEQYMDLERDAIALSWFENQVLPGLLQTESYARAVFRSKVPILSEQEIGAQVVARLERQEILHRKVPPTASFIISEAIVRDRLGGYAVHEETLRYLRACADLPGIVLQLMPFGRETHAALDGPFILLETPDHQHLAYTETQRGSQLVSAPDEVSILAQKYAMLRTQALNPEETKGLLDRLLGDQ; from the coding sequence ATGAAGCTCGTCGGCGCGCTGGTGGGCCGGTTCCGGGACTTTGCCGCGATCACACAGCGCGAGTTGGCCGATCGGGTCTGCGTGCACGAGGAGACGATCGCGTCGATTGAACAGGGGCGCCGCCCGCTGAAACCGGACATGGCGAGGGTGCTGGACCGGGTTCTCGATACGAAGGGGGCGCTGGAGACGGCGGTGGACAACATGCCGGAGATTGATCTGATCCCGGCGTGGGCGGAGCAGTACATGGACCTGGAGCGCGATGCGATTGCGCTCTCGTGGTTCGAAAACCAGGTACTGCCCGGCTTGCTACAGACGGAGAGTTACGCACGCGCCGTGTTCCGCAGCAAGGTGCCCATCCTCTCTGAGCAAGAGATCGGCGCCCAAGTGGTGGCTCGCCTGGAGCGGCAGGAGATCCTGCATCGCAAGGTGCCCCCAACCGCCAGCTTCATCATCTCCGAAGCGATTGTGCGGGACCGCCTCGGAGGCTATGCGGTGCACGAGGAGACGCTCCGGTATCTCCGCGCCTGCGCTGATCTGCCGGGAATCGTCCTCCAGCTCATGCCTTTCGGCCGTGAAACCCATGCAGCGCTCGACGGCCCGTTCATCCTCCTCGAAACGCCAGACCATCAACACCTGGCCTATACCGAAACCCAGCGCGGCAGCCAGCTCGTCTCCGCCCCTGACGAGGTCAGCATCCTGGCACAGAAATATGCGATGCTGCGGACGCAAGCCCTCAACCCCGAGGAAACGAAGGGCCTGTTGGACCGGCTGCTAGGAGACCAATGA
- a CDS encoding DUF397 domain-containing protein: MSTALKWFKSSYSSEQGGACLEVAYDWRKSSYSGSEGGACVEIATHPAAVHVRDSKNPDGPMLTLTPATWAAFTTTLR; this comes from the coding sequence ATGAGCACCGCACTGAAGTGGTTCAAGTCGAGCTACAGCAGCGAGCAAGGCGGGGCCTGCCTCGAAGTCGCGTACGACTGGCGCAAGTCCAGCTACAGCGGCAGCGAAGGCGGCGCGTGCGTCGAGATTGCCACCCACCCCGCCGCCGTCCACGTCCGGGACTCAAAGAACCCCGACGGCCCCATGCTCACCCTCACCCCCGCCACTTGGGCCGCGTTCACCACCACCCTGCGCTGA